One part of the Sporocytophaga myxococcoides DSM 11118 genome encodes these proteins:
- a CDS encoding ABC transporter ATP-binding protein, with protein sequence MKDKKTISGNLFDLKILNRLFQYLKPYKGSFLFLILLTVLSAILGPAKPLIIKYTLDTYVQKSDAIGLRNMVLLLLGLLALHSVVEYSHTYIAGWLGQSVIKDIRIKLFSHLVRFRLKFFDRTPIGTLVTRNVSDVETLSNVFSEGLASIVADLLQLATILGVMFYINWKLTLYSLSMLPLLLLSTYIFKEKIKSSFNEVRTAVARLNAFVQEHITGMSIVQIFNSEEREFEKFKKINEDHKVSNLKSVLYYSIYMPVAEIMAAIGTGLLIWYGANAVMKETVSLGDLVAFILYISMFFRPIRMIADRFNTLQMGIVSSDRIFKLLDNDEDIIPNGTYKAQEFKGEVNFEKVWFAYSEEDYVLKDISFNVKAGEKVAFVGATGAGKSSIINILNRFYDINKGTILVDGVDLKTYDLNYLRSQISMVLQDVFLFSDSIRNNITLRNESISDAKIWEAAELVGARGFIERLPGGLDYNVQERGATLSVGQRQLISFIRAMVYDPKIIVLDEATSSIDSETEELIQKAIEKLMLGRTSIIIAHRLSTIRNSDKIIVMDKGEIKETGRHEELIAKGGLYAQLNKLQYKNLLEA encoded by the coding sequence GTGAAAGATAAGAAAACGATCAGCGGGAATTTATTTGATCTGAAGATCCTGAACAGACTTTTTCAATACCTGAAGCCTTACAAAGGATCCTTTCTGTTCCTGATTTTACTTACCGTTCTCTCAGCCATACTGGGACCGGCTAAACCTTTGATCATCAAGTACACACTCGATACATATGTGCAGAAAAGCGATGCAATAGGCCTGAGAAATATGGTCCTGTTGCTTTTGGGGCTTCTTGCCTTGCATTCTGTTGTCGAATATTCCCACACGTATATTGCCGGCTGGCTTGGACAAAGTGTAATCAAGGACATCAGAATAAAATTATTTTCTCACCTTGTGAGATTCCGTCTGAAGTTTTTTGATCGTACACCTATTGGTACGTTGGTTACCAGGAACGTCTCAGATGTGGAAACCTTATCTAATGTCTTCAGCGAAGGATTGGCATCCATCGTGGCAGATTTACTGCAGCTTGCAACGATTCTTGGTGTAATGTTTTATATCAACTGGAAGCTTACCTTATACAGCCTTTCAATGTTGCCCTTGTTGTTGCTCTCTACCTATATTTTTAAAGAGAAGATAAAAAGCTCATTCAACGAAGTACGTACTGCTGTAGCCCGTCTCAATGCTTTTGTACAGGAGCATATCACTGGTATGAGCATTGTGCAGATCTTTAACAGTGAGGAAAGGGAATTTGAGAAGTTTAAAAAGATCAATGAAGACCATAAGGTTTCCAATTTGAAGTCTGTTCTCTATTATTCGATTTATATGCCAGTGGCTGAAATCATGGCAGCAATAGGAACAGGGCTTTTGATATGGTATGGAGCCAATGCAGTGATGAAGGAAACGGTAAGTCTTGGAGATCTCGTTGCATTTATTTTGTATATCTCAATGTTTTTTCGTCCTATCAGAATGATTGCAGATCGCTTTAATACCCTGCAAATGGGTATTGTAAGTTCAGACAGGATATTCAAATTACTGGACAACGATGAAGATATTATTCCCAATGGTACATATAAAGCTCAGGAGTTTAAGGGAGAAGTAAATTTTGAGAAAGTCTGGTTTGCCTATTCTGAAGAGGACTATGTTTTAAAAGATATTTCTTTTAATGTAAAAGCAGGGGAAAAAGTTGCCTTTGTTGGCGCTACTGGTGCGGGGAAATCATCAATCATAAATATTTTAAATAGATTTTATGACATCAATAAGGGGACAATCCTGGTCGATGGAGTTGATTTAAAGACTTATGATTTGAATTATCTGAGATCTCAGATTTCAATGGTGTTGCAGGATGTATTTCTTTTCAGCGACAGCATCAGAAATAATATTACTTTGAGAAATGAATCGATAAGTGATGCAAAAATATGGGAAGCTGCTGAATTGGTAGGAGCAAGAGGTTTCATTGAAAGGCTTCCTGGAGGCCTGGATTATAATGTTCAGGAAAGAGGAGCTACGCTGTCTGTTGGTCAGAGACAATTGATTTCCTTTATCCGCGCAATGGTTTACGATCCTAAAATTATAGTACTCGATGAAGCAACATCTTCTATCGATTCGGAAACGGAAGAGTTGATTCAGAAAGCAATAGAGAAGCTTATGCTGGGAAGGACATCAATAATAATAGCACACAGACTTTCT
- the truA gene encoding tRNA pseudouridine(38-40) synthase TruA → MKRYFLEVAYKGTNYSGWQIQKNAVSVQEELNKVLKVLFGDKINTLGSGRTDTGVHAEQQFVQIDLEKDLTADYLYKINRMLPEDISVREYFVVNPESNARFDAISRRYEYRITRVKNPFLFGLTYFYPRPMDVALLNNASALLYNYSDFQSFSKVKTSVENFLCTIYRAEWEERGDLLIFHVEANRFLRGMVRALVGTLIEVGLGKMSIEEFKEILDKKDRKAAGRAAPPEGLFLCEVKYPREIFSKE, encoded by the coding sequence GTGAAACGTTATTTTCTAGAAGTTGCCTATAAAGGGACAAATTACAGTGGCTGGCAGATACAGAAAAACGCTGTTTCAGTGCAGGAAGAGTTAAACAAGGTACTAAAGGTACTATTCGGAGATAAAATAAATACCCTTGGAAGCGGTCGTACAGATACGGGAGTGCATGCAGAACAACAATTCGTGCAAATAGATCTGGAGAAAGACCTTACAGCTGATTATCTGTACAAAATCAACAGAATGCTTCCGGAAGATATTTCAGTAAGGGAATATTTTGTAGTGAATCCTGAATCGAATGCGCGATTCGATGCTATTTCAAGAAGATACGAATATAGAATTACTCGTGTAAAAAATCCTTTTTTGTTTGGATTGACCTACTTTTACCCTCGTCCTATGGATGTGGCTCTCTTAAACAATGCATCCGCTTTGTTGTATAATTATTCTGACTTTCAAAGTTTTAGTAAGGTAAAGACCTCCGTGGAGAATTTCCTTTGTACCATTTACAGAGCTGAATGGGAAGAAAGGGGAGACCTACTGATTTTTCATGTAGAAGCTAACAGGTTTTTAAGGGGAATGGTCAGAGCGCTGGTCGGTACTCTGATTGAAGTAGGGTTAGGTAAAATGTCTATAGAGGAATTTAAGGAAATTCTGGATAAAAAGGATCGGAAGGCTGCAGGACGAGCAGCGCCCCCGGAAGGGCTATTTCTTTGTGAAGTAAAGTATCCCAGAGAAATCTTTTCGAAAGAATAA
- a CDS encoding DUF4293 domain-containing protein, producing MIQRIQSVLLFFVAVVMVLTLFFPIWEKTEPQTGLKIIVNSFKAYETTNPGDAVYASSYIAAIAIVAAVTALISIFKYKNRLFQMKLGLVNSLLMSALIGANVYAIHEVKKIGFTLYEESFDIAFFLPIAGIILNMLANRFIRKDEELVRSVDRLR from the coding sequence ATGATTCAAAGAATCCAATCAGTCCTTCTCTTTTTTGTGGCAGTAGTGATGGTACTTACCTTGTTTTTTCCTATTTGGGAGAAAACAGAGCCACAAACTGGCCTAAAAATCATTGTTAATTCCTTTAAGGCATATGAGACGACCAATCCTGGCGACGCAGTGTACGCATCTTCTTATATAGCAGCTATTGCAATAGTGGCCGCAGTTACCGCTTTGATTTCCATTTTCAAATACAAAAACAGACTATTCCAGATGAAGCTTGGTCTGGTTAACTCGTTGCTGATGTCTGCACTTATAGGCGCAAATGTTTACGCTATTCATGAAGTTAAAAAAATAGGGTTTACCCTTTATGAGGAAAGCTTCGACATTGCTTTCTTTTTACCGATAGCTGGTATTATCCTGAATATGCTTGCAAACAGATTTATCAGAAAAGACGAAGAACTTGTAAGATCTGTGGACAGACTGCGATAA
- a CDS encoding OmpA family protein produces MQCIRIIFILSALLFSFKSFSQDEKLIKKADKLFEEKNFFQALGMYEQALEQKKTDPYVNFRIAQCYYLTSPKTKALKFAADAVANSVAPTGEMYFLLAQSYQLNHNFDKAIEFYKKSDPGNKNKRAISKLITECENGKGYIKNPVDFKISNAGPIVNTQFQEYLPYITPDLSELYFTSRRTGSTGGKKEYDGLYFEDIYVSQNKGGAWDTPQNMGTPINSDLHDACIGIAPSGETMFIYKSSNGGDIYMSEKKGNQWTKPEPLSINTPFFETSACLSPDERTLYFVRAENFQANRDIYYCSRTLGGKWSVPKKLEGINTPYDEDAPFIHPDGKTLYFSSKGHSTMGGYDIFKSEKTATGGWSTPVNLGYPLNTAGEDVYFVLSANGKIGYYSSDKEGGQGRQDLYSVRMPVSEEPELALLKGTVKDETGKPLDADITITDNSSREVVAKFSSNSANGKYMVALPSGKNYGITIEKKGKLFYSENVFLSEKDGYKELKNDVQLQSAKSGATVVLKNIFFDSGKSDLRPESTIELQKLVKLLQENPAIKIEISGHTDNTGNADANLALSKTRAQKVSEYLFSSGVSNNRLIYKGYGSTKPIADNSTEEGRQKNRRTEFKIL; encoded by the coding sequence ATGCAATGCATAAGAATTATATTTATCCTTTCCGCCCTTCTTTTTTCGTTTAAAAGTTTTAGTCAGGACGAAAAACTTATCAAAAAAGCAGATAAGTTATTTGAGGAAAAAAATTTCTTTCAGGCACTTGGAATGTATGAGCAGGCCCTGGAACAGAAGAAAACGGATCCTTACGTTAATTTCAGGATAGCACAATGTTATTACCTGACGTCTCCCAAAACCAAGGCTTTGAAATTTGCAGCAGATGCAGTGGCAAACTCAGTAGCTCCAACCGGTGAAATGTATTTTCTTCTTGCTCAATCTTATCAGCTTAATCATAATTTTGACAAGGCTATTGAATTCTACAAAAAATCAGACCCAGGTAACAAAAATAAGAGAGCAATTTCCAAACTAATTACAGAGTGCGAAAACGGAAAGGGTTATATCAAGAATCCGGTCGATTTTAAAATTTCAAATGCAGGCCCCATTGTAAATACTCAGTTTCAGGAATATTTACCCTACATCACTCCTGACCTGTCAGAACTTTATTTTACTTCCCGCAGAACAGGCTCCACAGGTGGGAAAAAAGAATATGACGGCCTATATTTCGAGGATATTTATGTAAGTCAGAACAAAGGTGGGGCCTGGGATACTCCTCAAAATATGGGCACACCCATAAACTCCGATTTACATGATGCGTGCATAGGCATAGCGCCTTCCGGGGAAACAATGTTCATTTACAAAAGCAGCAACGGAGGAGACATCTACATGTCTGAGAAGAAAGGTAATCAATGGACGAAACCCGAACCTCTTTCAATTAACACTCCTTTTTTCGAAACATCCGCATGTCTTTCGCCGGATGAGCGGACATTGTATTTTGTAAGAGCTGAAAACTTTCAAGCTAACAGAGACATCTACTATTGTTCAAGAACTTTAGGTGGTAAATGGTCAGTACCTAAAAAGCTTGAAGGCATTAATACACCATATGATGAAGATGCACCATTTATTCACCCGGATGGGAAGACCCTTTATTTCAGTTCCAAAGGCCACTCAACCATGGGAGGCTATGACATATTCAAGTCTGAGAAAACAGCTACAGGTGGATGGTCAACACCTGTAAACCTTGGTTATCCGCTCAACACAGCAGGAGAAGATGTTTATTTTGTGCTTTCTGCTAATGGCAAAATCGGCTATTATTCTTCTGATAAAGAAGGCGGGCAAGGAAGACAGGATCTATATTCTGTAAGAATGCCAGTAAGCGAAGAGCCGGAGCTTGCATTACTTAAAGGAACTGTAAAAGACGAGACGGGCAAGCCTCTAGATGCTGATATTACCATTACTGATAACTCAAGCAGAGAGGTAGTTGCTAAATTTTCCTCTAACAGTGCAAACGGAAAATATATGGTTGCCCTGCCATCCGGAAAAAATTACGGAATCACCATTGAGAAAAAAGGGAAGTTATTTTATTCTGAAAATGTCTTTCTTTCGGAAAAAGACGGATACAAAGAGTTAAAGAATGATGTTCAGCTTCAAAGTGCAAAGTCGGGTGCTACAGTGGTTCTGAAAAACATCTTTTTTGATTCGGGCAAATCTGACCTGAGACCAGAGTCAACTATTGAATTACAGAAGCTTGTTAAACTTTTACAGGAAAACCCTGCTATTAAAATTGAAATTTCCGGTCATACAGACAATACCGGAAATGCTGATGCAAATCTTGCCCTATCAAAGACCAGAGCCCAAAAAGTCTCCGAATACCTTTTCTCCTCAGGTGTGTCAAATAACAGACTGATATACAAAGGATATGGCAGCACAAAACCAATTGCCGATAATTCCACTGAGGAAGGCCGACAAAAGAACAGACGTACAGAGTTTAAGATTTTGTAG